A window of Agelaius phoeniceus isolate bAgePho1 chromosome 9, bAgePho1.hap1, whole genome shotgun sequence genomic DNA:
GTTTCCCAGCAGATtttcaacaacaaaaaatttccctgtcttttcaaacaatGTATTTTGGGTAGGGGAGTCTACTTTCTGTAAATATCCTGTGTTTTGCACTGAAAGAAAATTCCCCTCAAAACAATTTTGCTGGGTTTAGCTGTGAGTATTTTTTTGGGTGTTGATAAATCcataaaaatacaacaaaactatttttttgcaagaagaggaaaatgtttAATTTGTCTGTGAACTTTGTGACATTTAGTAATTCCAATTTTGTGtattcagctgcttccctctctcATTAAGGTCCAGGAATACAGAAAGTCTTGAGGAAAGAACAACCAGTCAGTCAACTTTTCTGTAAGGTCCCACGCTTTCAGTGGGATAATAATCATATTTTCCCTTGCTAAATAATTTCCATATTTCTAGCTGATTTAGGATTGCTAATTTAGGATGCCAGTAGAGAAAATGTTAAAGTGATGTACAGGGATAGGAACTTGGTGAATCCTTCAATGACTTGCCAAATGAATGGACAGGGATTTAACTAGGTTCTATTTAGGTTAATTATCCAGTACCAGTCATTCCATAGTGTGGTCAGCCTGGAGTCTGGGGTTGCCCAAATTATTATAACTAAAGCCTGAATAAATGTGCTTTAGAGTGACACAGACTTACAGTAAATTTTTGTAGCTACTGCTTATGGTTGGCTTTGTTTAGATAATTTACAAAGCTAAGAAAAGCTCTAAAAATAGAAATCTTTCCAGTGTTTATGGTAGCATGAAGCGTGGATTTTTCTTCTGGAAGTGACTCTTGCAGAAGTCCCTTTTCATCTCTCCATTGTGCACACAGCATTCTAAAACAGTCTTTGAGTTGTTTTGCAGCTCACTTCGCCTTAAAACTGTTTTCCCACAGAGATGAGCTCGCAGGCACTGAGGCTCCTGGTCAGATGAAGCTGATATCAATTGAACCCAGACTGGAGGCAGTCCAGGGGAGGCcaggagatgctccaagggctgaagcagctctgctcctctgctctggagccagcctgggacagctgggggtgggcaagaggaggctccagggagactttccagggcctaaaggggcttgAGGAGAGCTGGAGTGGGACTTTGGACACAGgaatggagtgacaggacaggggaatggcttcaaactgacataGGGCAAGTTTAGATGAGGTACAAGGAGGAAATTCTTTAATGTGAGGATGGTGACACACTGGAACTGGTTTCCCAGAGGGGTGATcagtgccccatccttggaaatgTTCAGTGctaggctggatggggctctgagcaatctgatctAGTTGGggatgtcccctgtccctgcaggaggcTGGAAGTAACTGAGTAATTTCAAAAAGTAATTTCAAACTtactttatttcaaaattactttaaagttatttcaaacccaaaccattccatgattctatgaatggGATTTCCCCCCCTATTTTTAAAGGTTGAGATAAACTTTTCATCACTGGAGGTGAGAGCTCTGGCCTGGGGTTCTGCTTGGTCAGTCTAAGCTTTTCCAAAGGTCAGCACATGAGCAGTGGGTTAAGCATGCCTTGTGCCAGGGATATTTCTTGTTATCctttctgtgccagcctgggcagtgTCTGGGTTTGTACAGGCTGCTGCTCCATCAGAGGGGATGAGTCAGGGAGCAGGGGAGATCTTTGGCAGCTGCAGAGTCCATTGCTGCTCTAGGCAGGTTTAAGGTGGGTTCTGCTCCCCTTTTTCTAACAGGAAGGTACAAAGTTCCCCCTCAGCTCAGGACACATCTCTgtaactcaaaaaaaaaaaaaaaagggatattcctttaaaattgtagttaaaatacagatttaatGTTTGGTGAAGCTTGAGAAAGCAAAAGTCCACTCATAGCAGTGAGTTCTGCTGCCACCCTTGTGTTAGGGCATGAATTTAATTACTGAAATGGGAGTGGTGAGGATAAGGGAATAAAATTtaactttaaatattttgtttgagTTAGTCATATGTTGTTGCATTTGTGACTGTTAATGAAATAAACAACATGTCAGTCGTGCTGCTTCCCAGGGTTTAAATGTTTCTCCTCTTGCAGCCCAGcttcaaaaataaattacagattGTAATAAATGCTTCCAACAACAGGGAATATTTTCAGCTATTGCTAAAACCCACCAAAATGTCCATGTTGAAGTTCTGTGTAGTGAATGATTCCAGAACAAAGTCCTGTACATTCAGGGGTTTCTCCTGTTGCTTCCCATGTGGAATGCAGCAAGGGTTTAGCAGGGCTGGGTGAtgctgcacagctgcagagTGCTGGAGCCTGGTCTGGTGAGCATCTGGGGCTCCCTTCACCTCGTTTGGGAGCCACACATGCTTGGGAGCTGAGCTTGACCTCAGGAAAGGAAGTGGGGAGGAATATTGGATGCACTGGAAATAGCGAGGGGGGTGCTCTAGGCAGAGCTTCATGCTCCAAATGGGAATctggcagggacactggggagagCACACAGATGGAACTGGGGACTGCCAGCAATCCTTTAATAACCACCTGTGAACAAGAGCCCAGTTTGAGAGTTGCTCCAGTTCCAGAGTCCCCTGAGCTGAGGCTGCAGtttcaggctgctgcagagcagagaatgtCACCGAGTGAACAGGGACAATCTCTGCCTCCTCCACCTGAACCTGGCTCTGCCTGAGTGACATTTGGGGGGTGTATGAGCACACTGCCAGCTTTAactgttctttctttttaaagcaaattatAAGCTGTAGTTaatcagctgctgtgctgctgaagcACAGAGCAGTTCTATTTGCAGCAGAACCTGTAACCTTCAGCTGAgcatttccaaatttccccactGCTGTAAAGCCAGGTCCTCTGTGTCTCTGCAATggcctcctctccctgccacagctctTTCACTTCCTTTCTTTGTTATTCTTCCTCACAAAATCCAAAGAGCCTCCCTGTTTGAGCAGCCTCCCACACAGTCCTGTTGTTCCTCTCCATGCTCTTTAAACTTCCTCACAGTTACTTCTAGTTTTGTGTTCCCTCTCAAGCCTCCCTCTGCTCTTTCTCTGTAGTGCCCAGCTTGCCCCTGTGGCCTTGGGCAAGGAGCTACATCTGCCTTGATTAGCCAGCAGCAAAGAACATCCTGGCAGTtcaagcagagcagagaacttctgactgcagcttttcctttggtgcttgtgctgctttccctctcctttccttttctcctgctgATTTTCCATTGACTCAGCAGGagggtaatttttttctcagtccTTTGCCCCTCTCTCAATACTGTTGAGCTTGGACAGCAGGTTCAGAAGTAATTTGTGTGGGACTGGCAATACAATTGCTCATGCAATAATAGCTGGAGGCCCCTTTGCTGTGCCCTCATTAGGACATTAACTTTGCCACTTGTAGCAGCCACACCTTGGATCCCTTAATTGGTCGTTTAGAACAGAAGTGGCTGACCCAGTCCTCCCTGAGCTGAAACAAGTTGGAAACTGTTAAAAGCAGTTTATTGTGACCTAGTACACTTGACACGTAATGTTCTACCCACCAGATGAATAAAGAGTTTTAAAAAGGAATTCTAGAGCATGGGTGTCCCCTTCAGCAGTGAGAGAGCCCCAACTCTTTAGGCCTCCTGAATGCTCAAGCACATGCAGCTTTTCTTCTAATTACCCCTGAGTGTAAATGTGCCTCAGCTGTAAAACATGGAAGTAATTCTGAGACTCCTTCATGGGCAGGATTTAAATGCTTCCTTCTTCAAGCCCCATCCCCATCAAAGGCACATCCCTTTagctgctgtggagctgtgGTTGCTCATCAGGGGTACCCTGGGGACCCTGGTGAGTGCCCAGGGCTCAGatggcccagagcagctgctgctgctggctctcagCATGCAGAATTCACattgcagcaggggctgggctcttgCCTGGTTTGgttctcttctccctctctggCTTCCTCTCATCCAACCATCTGTTAAGGGGCCTTTCCTTGAACTTCAGGGGATTGTGGCCACTCACTGCTTTGAAGATGCTGGTGCGGTCAAGATGTTGTTGCTGTTACTGGTTAGACAAGGGAAGAGCTCTGAAATAGGGCAAATGCCAGCAAACAGCTTTAGGCAGGTCAGGCCCTTATTTATCAACTCTCAGAGGCTATTGAGAGTCTTATCTTTGCCAATTAGCCAAGCTGTTGGTGTTTTCTTAATTTGTTTTCCTCACTCTATTTTCCCTTGTAGCCAGTTCCTGGTTTTTCTGCCTCTGGGTTTCTTGCCCATACTGATGACCTGTTAGGAAAACCATTTGTCTCAAAAGCAAAGACAAGGTGTAGCTGATGATGCTGAGCAGTTTTACAGTGGCTGCTGAGATTCAAGCATCCCAACCTGCTGAATTCTGGCAGCTTTCACTGATCCCAGTGTAGCTTTTGGCCTGCAGGGGTGTTCCTCTTCCAGTACAAATGAGCATAACACAAGTGAGATAAACCTGATGCAGAGAACATTCCCACAGCAAATAACTCTTTAAATAAATGTCCTTTTGCAGATGCAGGAAAAAGCTAAAGAGATTTACATGACTTTCCTGTCCAGCAAAGCTTCCTCCCAGGTCAATGTTGAAGGGCAGTCCCGTCTGAGCGAGACCATCCTGGAGACTCCTCACCCTCTCATGTTCCAGAAGCTCCAGGACCAGGTACAGTTATTTATTTCAGTAACACAGTTTCATTCATTTTTGTCTGGTTTTAGTGAGCTCTGCTTTCTAGCCATGATTGAACAGGTAAGCACAGAGCTGGGTTGTCAGGTTGGGGATATTaatgcagctgctctgagatATTCCAGGTTCTTGGCCCCATCTCACTACGACCAATTAATTAAGAGACTCAATAAAATCATTCTAATTCCAGCTCAGGGCTTTCCTGGATAACTGGCTGGAGTTTTCTCCAGGGTTCCTGCGTGGGTAGCTTGAGAATCACCCTGACTAGCTCAGTGCCTTTGTTTTCCTGTGTATTCACTTGCTCTGAGTCATTGCTGATGTTTGTTTCTGTAGTTGCCCCTGGTTTCCTTGAGAGCTcaaatttcttcattttactTTGCTTTGGTATTTATCTTGATATGAATGTAGCCCAGTTTTCTGAAAACCCTCCTCTTTGTGCAACATGCAAGACTTGGAGGAATTGGtttctgctttgcctttctctaaAGAACCTGGGAGGTCTggtagaaattaaaaattttgcAGGCATGTCTTTAGGTGGTAAATTTTCTTGATATTCAGCTGATTTCAAAGCATAAGTTATGAAGTGAGTCATTCTTATCTGCAGCTTTCCAGCACTTGCAGTACTATTTTTAATTCCTGTACCATCCTCAGGACTACCTGTATTTTCCATTTGGCTCTTTCCTTTTGTGGAGAAACAGCTCAGTGATTTAAACAGTGTTTTCAGCCCATTTCAATCAGGTGTTGAATACCCTGGCTAGGGCACTTGGAGGGGTCTGAGGAGCAAAGGTTCTGCTGTTTTTCAGGCAGATTCCAAGACATTAGCAGTGGAAATACCTGAAATCCTATTTCAATGtgaagaaaaagagtttttaatggaaaaagtTCTGACCTGGGTAAAGGGAAGGACATGTTCTGGTAGATCTAAGCACTACAGTTCAGGGTGAGTGGAGTTGGAGAGAGTGCTGGAGTTAAAATATTTGCTATTTTATAAATGACATGCACATGGAGAGCCAAGGATCAGTAATACCTGAACTGGAAACATACTGGGCTAGTGATAGAGGAATCCCTCCAGTGTGGGAAGAAAATCTGTGAGCTTTTAAAAACACATGCAGAGCATTTATGGGTCATTGCAAGTTTCCAGTGCTTGAAGCTACTGTTTATTGCTGTTAGATAATGGCTCAGAAGAGTTATGGTCTTCTCCAGTTTTCAATCCTTATAAAGTTATGGGAGTGGTGTAATTTGCTCTCTGAAGAGCAGGAGTtgagcactgctggcactgtgggtctggaggagaaaaaggcagagctggaaggCCACAGCCTGGGGTACAGCAGTGCTGGTAACAGGAGCTTCATTCTGCAGAGAGCTCCTGGTTTaactggggacactgctggggttGGCTGCTGCCCCCAGAGAGCTCCTGGTTTAACTGGGGACGCTGCTGgggtgtgctgctgctcctggtttaactggggacactgctggggtgtGCTGCTGCCCCCAGAGAGCTCCTGGTTTaactggggacactgctggggttGGCTGCTGCCCATGGGGTGCCCCCGGGCCATTTGTTTGTGCTGGATGGAGTGGGGTGAGAGTGGCTCACAGGAACCCACGTGCTCCAGGATGCCTGTGGGGTAAATGTTCCTGCTCCACAaaggcagggagggggaaaagagggTTCTGCTTTGGCACATGATTGTGAACTCTGCTCTGTGTATTTGGCTGGCCAGAACTGCAGAAGATCTTCACCTTCAATGCTCTTTCTCTCTGGGAGATGCTTCAAGTGATACCAGGAACAAGAGGGATCTaagttcttatttttttttccccttgagcTGGTTGGATAAATTTAATTATATTGTAGTTAGCCAGTGCCAGGAGGCATAATTTGACTTTGCTTAACTCAGGAAGAGTTCAGACCCTGAAGATCAGGCTCTACACAGAGTGggtgttttgggatttttttcacattccAATATGTATCTTAAAGAATAATATTTCCACAGTTTTAGACAATagcttaaatatttaaatatgtaaaCAAACACTGGTTAGTAAAATCCAGTAAATTACTGGTTAGTAATTTACTTGTAAGGGAGCTATTTCAGCAAATGCACGGACAAGAACAGTCAGATTTTAGGTGTTTGCCTGCATCTGTCCAGGTTCCTTGAGGATGTGAAATGAAAAAGCATTTTGAGATTGTTTTTTTTACTCCTAGCAAAGAGTTGTGTTAGCTGATTGTACTATCAGTTAGAAGTGAGGCCTGTAAAGGTAAAGCTGAGTTATCCACACATGGAGTAGCCACATCTGCAGGTGAGAACCCAGGAATTTGTCTTGGAAATTCAGTTATTCTGAGtatcaaaaaaaataaaaaaaatctgtcctgAACCATGACTCAGAGAGGCTCCACCAGTGAAATAATAGACTGAGGGTGAGGCTGGCTTTGGTTTTGCCTCAATTACAGTTTTGAAGtttacttttttcccttcccctctgtTTCAACACCAAGCAAAATATAGTCCTGACCTTGACACCTGAACAGATTCTAGGCTCCTCTCCCAtcccttttgttttcagaaaactCCAAAAGAGTtgtaggtttggtttttttgtctgCAGGATATTGGGTATAAATAGAAGAGCAGAAGTGATGCTGAGGGATGAGCCTGAACTCAAGCCCTGGGAGTGAAAAGCTGTACTTGAGGCTGACTTTGTGTTTCCATGCTGGCTGTGAGAAGCTCTTGGCCTGGTGAAAATTGTGTTTACACAAATTTAATCCACCAGCAATTTAAACCCACATTTTAACTGGCAAAGCACATCTGTACCAGGTCAGCTCTTTGTGGCAGGTTCCTGCAACATTTCTCATCTGGCCTGAGACCACTCTTGGCATTTTGTCTAACAAGGGTGGGAAGATTGGTGAAGGTTTAAGGAATATTGGCTAAACCAGCTGTTTCAGTGTTTGTGTAAATTACTCAGAGGCTTCCCTTAGTTATCCAGTGCTCTGCATGAGTTACTCTGCAGCACTCAGGAGTCACTGCAGCAGAAAGGTGCACAGAGGGCACCCCTCTCTCCTTCTTCAGAGCTCTGCTTTGTCCCTCTGAGTGCCTTCCAGACACCTGCAGGGGGATCTGAGcatctcctccctgccccaggcatGGCACCTCTCACCTTCAGTGTCAGGTGTGCAAAGTTGGCTATTGTGAAAAGTGTACTTTGATTTTTAAACTAATGTGGATGTTACAGCCAGGCAGTGACCATGGAACCAGCATTGTTTGCTACAGGCTGCCCCTTGGAGAGCTgcaagtgtatttttttttaaatgtaatgcTCTAGTACAGACAGAACATTGTGCAGACAGTACATTGGAATTAAAGCATCCTTCTCATTGAAAATCTCATTTTACTGAGCTCATTTGCTGTGTATTCTTTCCCCTCTCTTCCCAGATATTCAACCTCATGAAGTATGACAGCTACAGCCGCTTCCTGAAGTCAGACATCTTCCTAAACCAGAAGAAGAGTGAGGAGCAAGAGGAGAACTCCCCAGAGGCTCAGACTGCAGCTAAAAGAGCATCCAGAATTTACAACACATGAGACACAATGGATCTCCTCAGGAGAGGCCATACAATAAGGAAATTACACTCAGGAACAGTCTAGGTTCATAGCAGTTGCATTTAGCTCAGAACCTTTTTAGGAGATACTTACCTTCTTAATTGCTTGAATGACTAATTGTTTTTGCATGATAGCTATTAACCAGGCACCCATGGAAGGACTGTTCCCCAGCTAAAAGGCTGAGGTATTCCTCCCTAGCATGAATTGCCTTTCATACTTCACAAGTTAAAATGCTTTAaagtcttttattttcctttgtgaGGCATCTTGGTGATGAGAAACGGGAGATAGCGTggttgggtttttattttttgccttgTAATTTTTATTTGGGACTAGCTTTTACATCCTGAACTGCtgggagaagcagctgaggagaACATTTCACATTAGTTTGTGGGTGAGTCATTCACAGCAAATTTAATCATAAAGGGACAGCATCTTTCAGGGTTAAGCTCAGTAGAATCCAATCCCTTCCTGTGTGACTTTGTTCTTTCAGGGTGATGTCTGTTTTGCTTTGCCTTTATTGCTGAATCAAAACACTTCCCCAGTCatgattttcatttttgtatctcctaaatttcccctttttttttttttgctgtagaCAATCACCTTCTTCAGAGGATGGGGTAACCTCTACTCCCTTGGGCACAAGGGCTCTAAAAGAGGCAGAATCTCTGAAGAGCTCCTAACTGCCATTAGGAAATGTGACAGCAAATGAGTAAATCTCCCTCTCAGGGCACACTGGTCTCAGCAAAGCCTGGCTTTGTCCCTCATACCAGTGTGACATCAGGTGCTGCTATCAGGAAGCATCTGGTCTCTCCCAGGTCTCCTGACCagtcctgctctgggcaccagCAGTGCTTTGGCCAAGGACCAACACACCAAATCtgcttttgttttacttttttttttttttttcctgctaaaaTCACCCTGCAGAACTTTTTTTGCCCCACTCAAATATTTCAGGGTTTCCTAATTGTGATTTTGGAGAGCTGCAGTGGAACAGGGAGTTGGGTTTGGGGTTCACCCACTCAGATCAAGCTCAAGAGCAAGGGGAGTTTATTTCTGCCCTGTGCAATCAAAGGTTGGTGGAAAAAGAccaattcccattcccaatgaACATTCCATGCTGTCCTGGGAATGTGTCAGCACTGCAAAGCACATTTTGGCATAGAGGTTTT
This region includes:
- the RGS10 gene encoding regulator of G-protein signaling 10 isoform X1, which translates into the protein MFNRAVSRLSRKRPPSEINDGEGHPSSSHQALKGTSKWATSLENLLEDPEGVKRFREFLKKEFSEENVLFWLACEEFKKTQGKKQMQEKAKEIYMTFLSSKASSQVNVEGQSRLSETILETPHPLMFQKLQDQIFNLMKYDSYSRFLKSDIFLNQKKSEEQEENSPEAQTAAKRASRIYNT
- the RGS10 gene encoding regulator of G-protein signaling 10 isoform X2, giving the protein MLGYMEKINDGEGHPSSSHQALKGTSKWATSLENLLEDPEGVKRFREFLKKEFSEENVLFWLACEEFKKTQGKKQMQEKAKEIYMTFLSSKASSQVNVEGQSRLSETILETPHPLMFQKLQDQIFNLMKYDSYSRFLKSDIFLNQKKSEEQEENSPEAQTAAKRASRIYNT